Proteins co-encoded in one Salvia splendens isolate huo1 chromosome 4, SspV2, whole genome shotgun sequence genomic window:
- the LOC121799891 gene encoding glycerophosphodiester phosphodiesterase GDPDL6-like, whose amino-acid sequence MVGHLLLCILLFLTIQVKDGAKLPLVQKKFKTLNGGQPEVVALGGYSGFFPSSSTSAYDFAHDISIPGTIQYCNVHFSKDNAGFCIAQINLMNTTTIEEYDPKGVKEYNVYGQKVHGYFGVDYPANVLFDNVTIRQNIFTRSGVYDGAPLVAPYQLFEDRKKMPARVWLNIENYMFYKDHKIDVESFLLNELPRLPEFLSSPEIGFLKSIGAQAGKSNTKLILTFLGLDEVEPTTKKPYGSLIKDLSMIKSFASGIVVPKEYIWPVDKAKVLLPATTLVQDAHKAGLSVYASSFANDRLWSYNFSYDPVVEYVHFTDNSEFSVDGVLSEFPSTASEAIGCINLDNKAPREVHSLIISHNGASGDIPGSTDAAYNKAVADGADAIDCSVQMSKDGVAFCSDRADLMKTTTAAAVFIDRSKNVEEIQSADGVFSFELTWNEIQTLKPKIESFFPDLPRNPANNNNAKLLTLPEFLELAKTVGAHGVFISIRNAAFLASKKGLDVVGTVSSALSHSKFDKQTLHKVMIESDDTSVLDAFKNVATYERVLHLKDAIGSVPEQAVQEVKKHANAVHLRRNSITVAENSFIANFTHTVPAFHAANISVYVGILRNEYQNLAIDYLADPYVELATLTALQVDGFLTDYPYTANLFSRSSCLNEQSPYTVMPVQPGMMFPQEGVAEPPQLSPKDVVDPPLPPVAKAPSPTPAATPNKQASSTTNTLRVGAQSLFYPAVVLLLTIYT is encoded by the exons ATGGTTGGCCATTTGCTTTTGTGTATATTATTGTTTTTGACCATACAAGTTAAGGATGGTGCTAAGCTACCACTTGTTCAAAAGAAATTCAAGACTCTAAATG GTGGTCAGCCGGAGGTTGTGGCACTAGGTGGATACTCTGGATTCTTCCCTAGCTCAAGCACGAGTGCTTACGACTTTGCTCACGACATTAGCATCCCCGGGACAATCCAGTATTGCAACGTACATTTTTCAAAGGATAACGCTGGCTTCTGTATCGCGCAAATAAATCTTATGAACACAACAACTATCGAGGAATACGACCCGAAAGGAGTTAAGGAGTACAACGTGTATGGACAAAAGGTCCATGGCTATTTTGGTGTCGACTACCCTGCCAACGTGCTATTTGATAATGTCACGA TTCGACAAAACATTTTTACCAGGTCGGGAGTGTACGATGGTGCTCCACTGGTTGCACCGTATCAACTCTTCGAAGATAGGAAAAAGATGCCAGCAAGAGTTTGGCTGAACATTGAG AACTACATGTTCTATAAGGATCATAAGATAGATGTCGAATCGTTCCTCCTAAACGAATTGCCACGGCTTCCAGAATTCCTCTCATCCCCAGAGATAGGATTTTTGAAGTCTATAGGAGCACAGGCGGGGAAGTCAAACACGAAGCTTATCTTGACATTCCTCGGACTGGATGAAGTTGAGCCAACGACGAAAAAACCATACGGTTCCCTAATTAAAGATCTGTCCATGATCAAATCATTTGCATCAGGGATTGTTGTACCAAAAGAATATATTTGGCCTGTTGATAAGGCCAAGGTGTTGCTGCCAGCAACGACTCTCGTGCAAGACGCTCACAAAGCAGGACTTTCTGTGTATGCTTCGAGCTTCGCCAATGATAGATTGTGGAGCTACAATTTTAGCTATGATCCTGTGGTAGAGTACGTACACTTTACCGATAATTCTGAATTTTCTGTTGATGGGGTCTTGTCTGAGTTTCCTTCCACTGCTTCAGAAGCAATCG GATGTATAAATTTGGACAACAAGGCTCCCAGGGAAGTACATA GTTTGATCATATCTCACAACGGTGCTAGTGGAGATATCCCCGGTTCGACTGATGCTGCCTATAACAAAGCTGTAGCAGATGGTGCTGATGCAATTGATTGCTCAGTTCAAATGTCGAAAGATGGAGTTGCCTTCTGCTCCGACCGAGCTGATCTTATGAAAACAACTACTGCAGCAGCTGTGTTCATTGATAGGTCGAAAAACGTCGAAGAGATTCAATCAGCTGATGGTGTCTTCTCCTTTGAACTCACGTGGAACGAGATTCAAACTCTTAAGC CCAAAATCGAGAGTTTCTTCCCGGATCTTCCTAGAAATCCTGCAAACAACAACAACGCCAAGCTTCTGACCCTTCCCGAGTTTTTGGAACTTGCCAAAACAGTGGGAGCACACGGCGTGTTCATATCCATAAGG AATGCTGCATTCCTCGCTTCGAAGAAGGGTCTTGACGTCGTTGGAACAGTCTCTTCAGCGCTCAGCCACTCCAAGTTCGATAAGCAGACACTACACAAGGTTATGATTGAATCAGACGACACATCCGTGCTGGATGCGTTCAAAAATGTGGCAACGTATGAGAGAGTGTTGCACCTCAAGGATGCCATAGGTAGCGTACCGGAGCAAGCAGTGCAAGAGGTCAAGAAACACGCGAATGCAGTTCACTTGCGCAGAAACTCCATCACGGTCGCTGAAAACAGCTTCATCGCCAACTTCACTCACACCGTCCCAGCCTTCCACGCTGCTAATATCTCAGTATATGTGGGGATTCTGAGGAATGAATACCAAAACTTGGCCATCGATTATCTGGCTGACCCGTATGTTGAGCTTGCCACATTAACCGCCCTACAAGTTGACGGATTCTTAACAGACTATCCCTACACTGCAAATCTGTTTTCCA GATCATCGTGTTTAAACGAGCAATCTCCGTATACTGTAATGCCGGTCCAGCCAGGTATGATGTTCCCACAAGAAGGAGTAGCTGAGCCCCCTCAGCTCAGCCCCAAGGATGTGGTTGATCCACCTCTGCCTCCGGTGGCCAAGGCGCCCTCGCCCACTCCGGCTGCCACCCCAAACAAACAAGCTTCTTCAACTACTAACACATTAAGAGTTGGTGCTCAGAGCCTATTTTATCCTGCAGTGGTGCTGCTTCTTACCATCTATACATAG
- the LOC121801256 gene encoding uncharacterized protein LOC121801256, with protein sequence MNSSKTNYARVHMMLEDLMVLYRIETTLLITRFRRARSEKQRRRILEHARRYSVLNKIPDQLKYIDRLVHVSDDDCISNFRMDRNTFEKLCRILAGRGGLTVGKCLGVEEQVAIFVGILAHHKKNRFAHCEFRRSGATVSYYVHRVLGAVLSLHKVLLSKPTPVPADCTDHRWKWFKGCLGALDCTHINVLVSAADKPRYRTRKGQIATNTLAVCDRNMQFVYLLSGWEGSAGDSRVLRDALSHPTGLRVPQGCYYLCDNAYADSNGFLTPYKGVRYHLKEWGPGTDAPQNPKEMFNMRHTKARNIIERAFAVLKMRWGILRSASYYPIKTQIRLIMACFLLHNFIRREMPIDPVDLELDGTICSEAEEGEFVGVDYVDCVEPTQEWTQTRDNLAMNMWNNR encoded by the exons ATGAACTCCTCAAAAACTAACTATGCCCGAGTGCACATGATGCTTGAAGACCTAATGGTCTTGTACCGCATTGAGACAACTCTTCTTATTACTAGATTTAGACGTGCAAGAAGTGAAAAACAACGACGCAGAATCCTAGAACACGCTAGGCGGTACAGTGTATTGAATAAGATACCTGACCAGTTGAAATACATAGACCGACTTGTCCATGTAAGTGACGATGATTGCATCTCTAACTTTCGCATGGACCGAAACACATTCGAGAAGTTGTGTCGTATTCTAGCCGGACGTGGTGGTCTTACAGTTGGGAAATGTCTTGGAGTGGAAGAACAAGTTGCAATTTTTGTGGGTATTTTGGCTCACCACAAAAAAAATCGTTTTGCTCATTGTGAGTTTCGGCGTTCTGGGGCAACTGTTTCTTATTACGTACACAGAGTTTTAGGTGCGGTACTTAGCCTCCACAAAGTTCTTTTATCCAAGCCAACTCCAGTGCCCGCTGATTGTACCGACCACCGCTGGAAGTGGTTCAAG GGTTGTTTAGGTGCTCTAGATTGCACCCACATCAATGTCTTAGTGAGTGCGGCAGACAAGCCAAGGTATCGAACACGCAAAGGTCAAATAGCCACTAATACACTTGCTGTTTGCGACAGAAACATGCAATTCGTGTACCTCTTATCTGGTTGGGAGGGGTCAGCCGGGGATTCACGTGTTCTCAGGGATGCTTTGTCTCATCCTACCGGCCTGCGGGTGCCCCAAG GATGTTATTATTTATGCGATAACGCATATGCTGATAGCAATGGTTTTTTAACACCTTACAAAGGGGTGAGGTACCATCTTAAGGAGTGGGGCCCCGGTACAGACGCCCCTCAAAacccaaaagaaatgttcaatATGCGCCACACCAAGGCAAGAAATATTATAGAGCGGGCATTCGCTGTTCTCAAAATGCGGTGGGGAATTCTTCGAAGTGCTTCATATTACCCTATAAAAACCCAAATCCGGCTCATTATGGCGTGTTTCCTTCTGCACAACTTCATTAGACGGGAAATGCCAATCGACCCAGTAGATTTAGAGCTTGACGGCACAATCTGCAGTGAAGCCGAAGAGGGAGAATTTGTAGGTGTAGATTATGTTGATTGCGTGGAGCCAACACAAGAGTGGACTCagactcgtgacaatttggctATGAACATGTGGAACAATCGCTAG